One part of the Glycine max cultivar Williams 82 chromosome 14, Glycine_max_v4.0, whole genome shotgun sequence genome encodes these proteins:
- the LOC100819521 gene encoding zinc finger CCCH domain-containing protein 66: protein MCGVSKGKPSQFGLVMEEYAKEGMHHIISALLEFSAADDLVSFKDAVEKEGHDIDGVGFWYGRCVASKKIGYEERTPLMVASMFGSLGVSTYILSTGSVDVNWASRSDGATALHCAVAGGSAASIEVVKLLLDASADVNAIDANGNRPIDLIGSVTNSIFSQRSRVLQALLEGTSDADQACLALPEVIDQIEEQRQDMTTPRVSKDYPIDLSLPDIKNGIYGTDEFRMYTFKVKPCSRAYSHDWTECPFVHPGENARRRDPRKYHYSCVPCPEFRKGSCSKGDTCEYAHGIFECWLHPAQYRTRLCKDESGCTRRVCFFAHKPEELRPLYASTGSAIPSPRSYSASASALEMGSVSPIALGSPSVLMPPTSTPPLTPSGASSPIAGSMWSQSNVSVPTLQLPKSRLKTASTARDIDLDIELLGLETHRRRQQLMMDEISALSSPNWKNSMPNSPSFHVPLSDHTELNRLSGVKPANLEDMFGSLDPSILSKYHGISLDVAGTQLQSPTGIQMRQNVNQQLGGYSSSLSTSNVIGSRSFRLDQSGEAATVALNPRAAAFAKRSQSFIERSVVNHHSEIPSPNPSTFSNWGSPGGKLDWAINGEELNKLRKSASFGFRSSSSPLTKASNKISANVDDEPDVSWVNSLVKDAPPESGEYSVEDHRKLLQCHNGTDAIPAWLEQLYLDQEQMVA from the coding sequence ATGTGCGGTGTTTCCAAGGGGAAACCTTCTCAATTTGGTTTGGTCATGGAGGAGTATGCAAAAGAAGGGATGCATCATATAATTTCAGCTTTGCTTGAGTTTTCTGCAGCAGATGATCTGGTTAGTTTCAAAGATGCGGTTGAAAAGGAGGGTCATGATATTGATGGGGTAGGGTTTTGGTATGGAAGGTGTGTTGCCTCGAAGAAAATAGGTTATGAAGAGAGGACACCTCTCATGGTTGCTTCCATGTTTGGAAGCCTTGGTGTATCAACCTATATCCTTTCAACGGGTAGTGTCGATGTTAATTGGGCTAGTAGGTCAGATGGGGCTACTGCTCTTCATTGTGCTGTTGCTGGGGGTTCTGCCGCTTCCATTGAGGTTGTCAAGCTTTTGCTTGATGCATCTGCTGATGTTAATGCTATTGATGCCAACGGTAACCGGCCAATTGACTTGATTGGCTCGGTGACCAATTCTATCTTCAGTCAAAGGTCAAGGGTGCTACAGGCCCTCCTGGAGGGTACAAGTGATGCTGATCAGGCATGTCTTGCACTTCCAGAAGTGATTGACCAAATTGAGGAACAAAGGCAAGATATGACTACGCCCCGTGTTTCGAAAGATTATCCCATTGATCTCTCCCTTCCAGACATAAAGAATGGGATATATGGTACTGATGAGTTTAGGATGTATACATTCAAAGTGAAGCCTTGTTCGAGGGCGTATTCTCATGATTGGACTGAGTGCCCCTTTGTTCATCCAGGGGAAAATGCAAGGCGGCGTGATCCAAGGAAATATCATTACAGCTGTGTCCCTTGTCCCGAGTTCAGGAAGGGGTCTTGCAGCAAGGGCGATACCTGTGAGTATGCACATGGTATTTTTGAGTGCTGGCTTCACCCTGCCCAGTACCGGACGCGGCTTTGCAAGGATGAGAGTGGATGCACAAGAAGGGTTTGCTTCTTTGCTCACAAGCCTGAGGAGCTTCGCCCCTTGTATGCTTCTACTGGTTCCGCTATTCCTTCTCCAAGGTCCTATTCTGCTAGTGCTTCTGCATTGGAGATGGGTTCAGTTAGTCCAATTGCACTTGGTTCTCCATCTGTCTTGATGCCACCTACCTCAACACCACCTTTGACTCCATCTGGAGCATCTTCTCCCATTGCTGGATCCATGTGGTCTCAATCTAATGTTTCTGTCCCTACCCTGCAGCTGCCCAAAAGCAGATTGAAGACCGCATCAACTGCAAGAGACATTGATTTAGATATTGAACTGCTTGGACTTGAAACACATCGGCGTAGACAGCAGCTAATGATGGATGAGATATCTGCTCTTTCCTCTCCCAACTGGAAAAATTCCATGCCTAATAGTCCATCTTTCCATGTTCCTTTGAGTGATCACACTGAGTTAAATAGGCTTTCAGGGGTGAAGCCTGCTAACCTTGAAGATATGTTTGGATCACTCGATCCATCAATTTTGTCTAAATACCATGGAATCTCACTTGATGTTGCAGGAACTCAGTTGCAATCTCCAACCGGAATCCAGATGCGCCAGAATGTGAACCAGCAGCTAGGAGGCTATTCATCCAGCCTTTCTACTTCGAATGTGATTGGGTCACGCTCCTTCAGGCTTGATCAGTCTGGCGAAGCAGCCACGGTTGCCTTGAATCCAAGAGCTGCTGCCTTTGCAAAGCGGAGCCAGAGCTTCATTGAGCGTAGCGTGGTGAACCATCATTCTGAGATTCCTTCTCCAAATCCCTCTACCTTCTCTAACTGGGGCTCACCTGGTGGAAAATTAGATTGGGCCATAAATGGAGAAGAGCTGAATAAGCTGAGGAAATCTGCTTCCTTTGGATTTCGAAGCAGCAGTAGTCCTCTAACAAAGGCTTCAAACAAAATTTCAGCAAATGTTGATGATGAGCCAGATGTGTCTTGGGTTAACTCACTTGTGAAGGATGCTCCACCAGAATCCGGTGAATATAGTGTGGAAGATCATCGAAAGCTACTGCAATGCCACAACGGAACAGATGCGATTCCAGCATGGCTGGAGCAATTGTACTTGGACCAGGAGCAAATGGTGGCGTGA